The window CGCGCGTTTGCGAGACATCATCTTGCTGCTGGCGGTCAGGAACTTCCGGAGCAACTCGACCTCCTTGTAGTCGATGATCGGGCCCTTCCAACCCTCGCCGCCTCGGTCCGAAAACCGGCGTTTGTTCCTGTTTGCGCGGTGCTTGCCGCCCTTTTCAGCCTTTTCCATTCGTATGGATCTCCCTCGCTCAGTGAGCCTGTTGCATGATTCTCTTGAATTCGGCCTCGTCGAGTACCTCGGATTCCTCAATGAGCATGATCGGTAACCCGTCGCGGACGGGATAGCGCCGCCGCGTAGCCGGATCGGTGCTGTATAGCCAATCGCCCACCTGGATGAGTCGGGCGTGGCTTTCCGGACACACCATGATCTTCAGCAGTTCCGGGTCTATCTGGTTGCTCATGCTCACCTTCCGCGTGCCGGACACCGTTTTCCGGGGAAGATGCCCTCCCCGGCACGCGGACTATTAATGGTACTCCGTCTCGTTCCGCCTGGCAAGGGCCTGTTGCGGGCTCTGCGATGTTGCGCCCATGCCAATACTTGGGGGATTCTCAGAACCGCGAAGGGCTCGGGCAGGTGCGGAATTACTTCCTATGAAGTCATTTACATACTAAAGGCGGCGATGGGATTCGAACCCATGAATAACGGATTTGCAATCCGTCCCCTTGGTCCACTTGGGTACGCCGCCGCGGATATGGACTCAGGGTAGCATAGTTGGCCCGGCTCTGCAAGCGGCCGCACATGAAGGTTTATTCCACACCCGGCAGCTTGAATACGTATGCGTGGCGGCAAGGTGTCTGGTTCACCGACAGGAGGGGCACTTCGATCCTCAGTCTGCCGTTCTCGTATGCGGACGCGAGTGGCCGGCCGTAGCCCAGCAGTACGACCTCGCCGTTCGGTTTTGGCACGTCGAGCGTCAGTTCCTTTTCCGGCCACTTCAGGCAGATGGCGTAGGCGTCGCGACCCTTAAGGGTGAAACGCACATCGCCGGTTTCCTTGACCCGCCGCCATGCCCGCGTTCCATAGACAGCTTCTCCATTGACCTTCAGCCATTCGCCCATGTCGATCAGTCGTTGCTGCATGATGACGGGGATGCGCCCGTCGGCGGTGGGCCCGATGTCGAGCAGCAGATTTCCGCCTTTGCTGACCGTCTCAATCAAGAGATGAATCAGGTCGGTGGCCGGCTTGTAGTCGTCCACATCCTCATTGCGGTTGTAGCCGAACGAACCGCCCATTCCGCGGCATTCCTCCCACTCGCGGACGGCGCCGAGTTCGGACA is drawn from Phycisphaerae bacterium and contains these coding sequences:
- the rpsR gene encoding 30S ribosomal protein S18; amino-acid sequence: MEKAEKGGKHRANRNKRRFSDRGGEGWKGPIIDYKEVELLRKFLTASSKMMSRKRAGTNATEQRAIRRAVKRARFMALLPYVGA